The following coding sequences lie in one Xylocopa sonorina isolate GNS202 chromosome 15, iyXylSono1_principal, whole genome shotgun sequence genomic window:
- the S-cup gene encoding spermiogenesis-related protein stanley-cup, translated as MAMMAVLEAANDTALPRYNVTTTASGAASKTSQFETDLHGNVNILLGGAMLSGVIMVVFLMCYCCHKSIRKSRPQEYPQYWRTEPDVHSLEVFTTEAHAAYCERRSSTDGNQDETSYGALSCPVTPISGPGPPPTYDSLIFEQRSLAGTIEKKPDAIVPSMVSTLLGLSTTVRSAECNEATVQETADEGLPSYEAALKLDANGYV; from the exons ATGGCGATGATGGCCGTGCTCGAGGCTGCGAACGACACCGCGTTGCCGCGGTACAATGTCACCACGACGGCCAGCGGCGCTGCGAGCAAGACCAGTCAGTTCGAGACCGATTTGCATGGGAATGTCAACATTCTTCTGGGCGG GGCGATGCTCAGCGGCGTGATCATGGTCGTCTTCCTGATGTGTTACTGCTGCCACAAGAGCATCCGAAAGAGCCGACCGCAAGAGTACCCGCAGTACTGGAGAACGGAACCGGACGTGCACAGCCTCGAGGTTTTCACCACGGAAGCCCACGCAGCC TACTGCGAGAGGCGATCGAGCACCGATGGGAACCAAGACGAAACCAGCTACGGCGCCCTGTCCTGTCCTGTAACACCGATCTCGGGACCAGGGCCACCTCCGACCTACGACAGCCTCATCTTCGAGCAGCGCAGCCTGGCTGGTACCATCGAGAAGAAGCCCGATGCCATCGTCCCGTCCATGGTATCCACGTTACTAGGCCTGAGCACCACCGTGAGATCCGCGGAATGCAACGAGGCCACGGTGCAAGAAACCGCCGACGAGGGACTGCCTTCCTACGAGGCTGCCTTGAAGCTGGACGCGAACGGCTACGTCTAG
- the LOC143430716 gene encoding Golgi resident protein GCP60, with protein MAGTNGDISSVGRKIEKLAISAEESTKTENDKENEKRVEPRLWGFETKELYRIAVNFYKEKEGKAVHLSYEDKLKLVAFTQQVTHGKCTAENAPPLGVLDVIGRDRRVAWQNLGDISKEQAMEGFIILLDKLCPVFRTVVEAQRRDIDEKLRLKKEEEARKLEEERRLKELDKQRKKEEEARLKEELQRRQIQDALNQQTYYQFKMYAEQQYPGNPEQQGVLIRQLQEQHYHQYMQQLRHNQLVIEDQTQTPEIDNIPVEDTQKEEDKETNETAALNDEDSDEMGDGCPPIAPAEMWTREDVEEFKETIRRENGDAVIKVGHGETVTVRVPTHEDGSCLFWEFATDGYDIGFGVYFEWSKPDTNQVSVHISESEDENEDDDDYESRDDLESGVTNGTIQSDYKPLPPPVSVVVPIYRRDSQDEIYAGSHRYPGQGVYLLKFDNSYSLWRSKTLYYRVYYTQNGYVEQ; from the exons ATGGCGGGCACCAATGGTGACATTTCCTCGGTAGGGAGGAAAATCGAGAAATTGGCGATATCCGCGGAGGAATCAACGAAAactgaaaatgacaaagaaaacGAGAAGAGGGTAGAGCCTCGTCTGTGGGGGTTTGAGACTAAAGAACTGTATAGAATCGCGGTTAATTTCTACAAAG AGAAGGAGGGTAAGGCTGTTCATTTGTCTTACGAAGACAAGCTAAAGTTGGTGGCTTTTACTCAGCAAGTGACTCACGGCAAATGTACTGCAGAGAATGCGCCACCTTTGGGTGTGCTAGATGTGATCGGAAGGGACAGACGTGTAGCATGGCAAAACCTGGGAGACATATCCAAGGAGCAGGCAATGGAAGGATTTATAATTCTGTTGGATAAATTATGTCCTGTGTTTAGGACAGTTGTAGAAGCACAAAGGAGGGATATCGATGAGAAACTAAGGTTGAAGAAGGAGGAAGAAGCAAGAAAGTTGGAAGAAGAAAGGAGATTGAAGGAATTAGATAAACAGaggaaaaaagaggaagaagcTAGATTAAAGGAGGAATTACAAAGGAGACAAATTCAAGATGCCTTAAATCAACAAACCTATTACCAGTTCAAAATGTACGCGGAACAACAGTACCCTGGAAATCCAGAGCAACAAGGTGTTTTAATAAGGCAGCTGCAGGAACAACATTATCACCAGTATATGCAACAATTAAGACATAATCAGTTGGTCATAGAAGATCAAACGCAAACACCAGAAATTGATAATATCCCAGTCGAGGATACACAGAAAGAAGAGGATAAAGAGACAAATGAAACAGCTGCATTAAACGATGAAGATTCCGACGAGATGGGCGATGGTTGCCCGCCTATAGCACCTGCGGAGATGTGGACGAGAGAAGATGTGGAAGAATTCAAAGAAACTATTAGGAGAGAAAACGGAGATGCAGTTATTAAAGTCGGACACGGAGAGACGGTGACTGTCAGGGTACCTACTCACGAGGATGGCTCCTGTCTGTTCTGGGAATTCGCAACGGATGGCTACGATATTGGTTTCGGAGTATACTTCGAATGGTCAAAGCCAGACACAAATCAGGTATCGGTGCATATTAGCGAGTCTGAGGATGAAAACGAAGACGATGACGATTACGAGTCCAGAGATGATTTAGAAAGTGGAGTAACGAATGGAACTATTCAGTCTGATTACAAACCATTACCACCGCCTGTAAGCGTGGTGGTACCT ATATATAGGAGAGATTCGCAAGATGAAATCTACGCTGGAAGTCATAGATATCCAGGGCAG GGCGTGTACCTTCTTAAGTTCGACAATTCATATTCACTCTGGCGAAGTAAAACGCTTTATTACCGAGTCTATTACACACAAAATGGCTACGTGGAACAATAG
- the LOC143430694 gene encoding uncharacterized protein LOC143430694 produces the protein MNRGNEEQRPVSQTLCGALQKEPICKCLVLSVLIYGCLAAVTWCRCANVTKVIISSSRYSIKSTRHVSPCDDGYIYIPVAFIGILYLVYLVECYHSPIRIDLLHAESQDSVLSKISQLKSAQPTIWWKAVSYHYVRRKRQITRYRNGDNYTTTQVYYERVNTHAATSFYYYDYCGVKDISKDLILDPKVPITKINLNKGFAFSNMRSATEFEEARSRFFAEQELRDDYMEMREGLDLGYNPNPTTLIAVLGNPWFTNRFIYWCLSVLLLSWPLRMIIEYKTQYADYQITKLFGINYDTASGSEPIQASMSQQTINQPGSYMLAPSYSEALLMDPVPSDQRTSDQQDTSTMEMVPSYSEALLYQRADQSYLANQETSRECSCPCHVASSNLEINVDDEEEKSERSIETAIEMRVAPRCTLINESETGKCGSCGKFLVEAQLENLEMSRDESGMGNAGSSSAAEIQNSRKCERSNGIPRDMSEPNLRSRSELLETDTKFLRLNGQSLRNILESEQEEEFGSSIDDRTEESNRFSVCSLDEVTARSKIAVDPSKGAIPKIIASRSRVIANPMPSEGCQLTDSRKYFCLKSILKQNKRRYTLITAGELQSLSDREEENAKRRFANRSSYHEGCTPICVSTNDAEEGPSLFSRSRESLDGILGRRKKQILENISIDKDEDAGTKRENTRTLIFASPIQEVCPGDPFGGKDMIRTRQEVDSIPTEETASNTVLTQLGRSLTCDRKSSRRRQDIRKQRYSDITQPSSFTCSSDRQHPYPYAFSASTDAVWAQHHGTSFPPYEGSISGVSLRDDKPIDQPRVSPENVPGTVPVLRNKPELTRSLTERRAKPVIRDVNFRRSFTGTVDDYRRTESNKWANLNMESSL, from the exons ATGAATCGAGGAAACGAGGAG CAGCGACCAGTTTCCCAAACCCTTTGCGGGGCATTGCAAAAAGAACCGATTTGCAAATGTTTGGTGTTGTCCGTGTTAATATACGGATGTCTTGCCGCAGTGACGTGGTGTAGATGCGCGAATGTCACCAAG GTCATAATCAGTTCCTCGAGATACTCAATTAAAAGCACGAGACACGTGTCTCCCTGTGACGACGGCTACATTTACATCCCC GTGGCGTTCATCGGGATACTGTACCTGGTCTACCTGGTGGAGTGTTACCATTCACCGATCAGAATCGACCTGCTGCACGCGGAGAGCCAGGACAGCGTACTATCCAAGATCTCGCAGCTTAAATCGGCGCAACCTACCATCTGGTGGAAGGCTGTTTCCTACCATTACGTGCGACGTAAACGACAAATAACCCGGTACAGAAACGGGGACAATTACACGACGACGCAG GTGTACTACGAGAGGGTAAACACACACGCAGCCACGTCTTTTTATTACTACGACTACTGTGGAGTCAAGGATATCAGCAAGGATCTGATCCTCGATCCTAAAGTGCCGATCACCAAGATCAACCTGAACAAAGGGTTCGCTTTCTCGAATATGAGATCGGCGACGGAGTTCGAGGAGGCCAGATCGAGGTTCTTCGCGGAGCAA GAGCTGAGGGACGACTATATGGAGATGAGGGAAGGTCTAGACCTCGGATACAATCCGAATCCTACGACCCTGATAGCTGTTCTTGGTAATCCTTGGTTCACCAATCGCTTCATCTACTGGTGCCTGAGCGTGTTGTTACTCAGCTGGCCTTTGAGAATGATCATCGAGTACAAAACACAATACGCTGACTATCAG ATCACTAAACTCTTCGGAATTAACTACGATACGGCCAGCGGAAGCGAGCCGATCCAAGCGTCCATGAGCCAGCAGACCATCAACCAGCCGGGCTCGTATATGCTGGCACCCAGCTACAGCGAGGCCCTGCTGATGGACCCGGTGCCCAGCGACCAACGAACATCCGATCAACAAGATACGAGCACTATGGAAATGGTGCCAAGTTACTCGGAAGCTTTGCTCTACCAGCGGGCAGACCAAAGCTACCTCGCGAACCAGGAAACGTCGCGCGAGTGCTCCTGTCCTTGCCACGTCGCTTCCTCTAATCTCGAGATAAACGTGGACGACGAAGAAGAAAAGAGTgaacgatcgatcgaaacgGCCATCGAGATGCGCGTTGCCCCGAGGTGCACGTTGATCAACGAATCAGAGACAGGAAAATGCGGAAGTTGTGGGAAATTCTTGGTCGAGGCACAATTGGAGAACCTCGAAATGTCGAGAGACGAGTCTGGCATGGGAAATGCTGGGAGCAGTTCCGCAGCCGAGATTCAGAATAGCAGAAAATGTGAGAGGAGCAACGGGATACCACGGGATATGTCCGAACCGAATCTTAGGTCCAGGTCGGAACTACTCGAGACTGACACGAAGTTTCTCAGATTGAACGGGCAGAGTCTGAGGAATATCCTTGAGAGCGAGCAGGAGGAAGAGTTTGGCTCTTCTATCGATGATAGAACCGAAGAGAGTAATCGGTTCTCGGTGTGCTCCCTCGACGAGGTCACCGCTAGATCGAAAATCGCCGTGGATCCTAGCAAAGGCGCGATACCAAAGATAATTGCCAGCAGAAGCAGAGTAATCGCGAATCCTATGCCGAGCGAGGGTTGCCAATTGACAGACTCGAGAAAGTACTTTTGTCTGAAATCGATTCTGAAACAGAATAAACGAAGATACACTCTGATCACCGCGGGAGAGCTACAGAGTTTGTCCGATAGGGAAGAGGAGAATGCAAAGAGACGtttcgcgaatcgatcctcgtaTCACGAGGGTTGCACTCCGATCTGTGTCTCGACGAACGATGCCGAAGAAGGGCCGAGTCTATTTTCACGATCGAGGGAGAGTTTGGATGGAATATTAGGGAGAAGAAAGAAACAGATTTTGGAAAATATATCCATAGATAAGGACGAGGATGCGGGCACGAAACGCGAGAACACCAG AACTCTAATCTTCGCGAGTCCGATACAAGAAGTCTGCCCTGGGGACCCCTTCGGAGGTAAGGACATGATCCGAACGCGGCAGGAAGTCGATTCCATTCCCACGGAAGAAACGGCGAGTAACACCGTCCTGACCCAACTGGGTCGATCTCTAACCTGCGACCGGAAATCGTCCCGACGTCGACAAGACATCCGAAAGCAACGCTACTCGGACATTACTCAACCTTCCTCCTTCACTTGTTCGTCCGACCGTCAACACCCTTATCCGTACGCCTTCTCAGCGTCCACGGACGCCGTTTGGGCGCAACATCATGGGACATCGTTCCCACCCTACGAGGGATCGATTTCTGGTGTTAGTTTGCGCGATGATAAACCCATCGACCAACCGAGAGTTTCCCCTGAGAACGTTCCCGGAACGGTTCCAGTGCTTCGAAACAAGCCGGAACTGACCCGTTCCTTGACGGAAAGACGAGCGAAGCCAGTTATAAGAGACGTAAATTTCCGTCGGAGCTTCACGGGAACGGTGGACGATTACAGAAGAACGGAGAGCAACAAGTGGGCGAATTTGAATATGGAATCGTCGTTGTAA
- the LOC143430831 gene encoding uncharacterized protein LOC143430831 — protein MYGAVREEVSESWLHTYDLSSTMIPNVSSPLNDEEHFCKLILYKEIEDSGVRIWDIVILIPNLLFLLFIAVRFNRARLKLRATSSPIFLAFYGLVICNVVISVIRCIVSMTVNAAATVGGKADKVLWVTVRFFLLSTEMSVVIFGLAFGHLDSRSSIRRVLLATSLIALAFTITQGTLELVLPDDTFHIPSKDFYVFGHGGMMFWFCSSLVFTMIYLFILILPWTRLRDRLTLPTRKSFYIYAGTLATLDLVQSIGAGFLNYTQNPIGLCIVDFTAAVYLTLFTPLVYHTFLSEFFGVSQPSIMFSYKAQVDDAMDEDTVSLPHQQSFSSLKTDSDYIYQVHTPSIYMPLYDSQTSKSSPSKHKSSQHSLASAKDSKHGSEPTYGSPIALYKSTSGIKSFARHPNVEKAASGLQNYPLTKSDNFIDSKTSTPDLRFPQTVWKSKSTSHFKYGGPSSVSNLLFSPNTASNFLYKPGGNNSNANLFSLTRKSSLEHERKWSEGNVSAQFVEIPPLENTLQSILDNSVNDSEVKLNTPDQEASIRDSSVAQCSQAGDKGSSSLKLQYPDTELTELDVEETLSDSPDSSNVTQQLLFKPASLASEETFSERNRRDTKKKESGGLSDYLLSLTSSAAQKVKGKTEEDPSPSPSRQPKSYTQTESL, from the exons ATGTACGGTGCTGTGCGCGAAGAGGTTTCAGAAAGCTGGTTGCACACGTACGATCTGAGCAGTACAATGATTCCTAATGTCAGCTCTCCGTTAAACGACGAGGAACACTTCTGTAAGCTCATCTTGTACAAAGAGATAGAAGATTCTGG AGTGCGAATATGGGATATCGTCATATTGATACCGaacctcctattccttttgtTTATCGCAGTCAGATTTAATAGAGCACGGCTTAAATTGCGAGCAACGAGCAGTCCAATATTTTTAGCATTCTACGGACTTGTCATTTGTAACGTAGTAATATCGGTGATAAGATGTATCGTTTCGATGACTGTAAATGCAGCGGCCACTGTCGGCGGCAAAGCGGATAAAGTATTGTGGGTGACAGTGAGATTTTTCCTGTTATCCACGGAGATGAGCGTGGTTATATTCGGTTTGGCGTTTG GACATTTGGATAGTCGCTCGAGCATTCGTAGGGTATTACTCGCCACTTCATTGATAGCATTGGCTTTTACCATAACCCAAGGAACCTTGGAGCTGGTTTTACCAGACGATACATTCCATATTCCCAGTAAAGATTTCTACGTGTTTGGTCATGGAGGAATGATGTTTTGGTTTTGCAGCAGTCTTGTTTTCACAATG ATATATCTTTTTATATTGATACTGCCGTGGACACGGTTGCGAGACCGTTTAACCCTTCCAA CAAGGAAAAGTTTTTATATTTACGCTGGTACATTAGCCACGCTAGATCTAGTACAATCAATTGGCGCAGGCTTTTTAAATTATACGCAAAATCCCATAGGATTATGTATCGTGGATTTTACTGCAGCAGTCTACTTAACTCTTTTCACACCATTGGTTTATCACACATTCCTCTCCGAATTCTTCGG GGTTTCGCAACCGTCGATAATGTTCTCGTACAAAGCACAAGTAGACGATGCAATGGACGAAGATACGGTGTCGCTGCCTCATCAACAGAGCTTTTCCTCGTTAAAAACAGACAGCGATTACATTTACCAGGTCCATACTCCATCTATTTACATGCCCCTGTACGACTCGCAAACATCAAAATCATCCCCCTCGAAACACAAAAGCTCCCAACACTCCTTAGCATCCGCCAAAGACTCTAAACATGGTAGCGAACCCACCTACGGTTCGCCGATCGCGTTATATAAATCCACATCCGGCATCAAAAGCTTTGCTAGACATCCGAACGTGGAGAAAGCCGCATCCGGCCTTCAGAACTATCCCTTAACGAAATCGGACAATTTCATCGACTCGAAAACGAGCACACCCGATCTGAGATTCCCACAGACCGTTTGGAAAAGTAAATCTACGTCGCACTTCAAGTACGGAGGACCCAGTAGCGTTTCGAATTTGCTATTCTCACCAAACACCGCTAGTAACTTCCTCTACAAGCCCGGAGGGAACAACAGCAACGCTAACCTGTTCTCTCTGACAAGAAAGAGCAGTTTGGAGCACGAGCGGAAATGGTCGGAAGGAAACGTATCTGCTCAGTTTGTCGAGATTCCACCGTTAGAGAACACGTTGCAATCCATTCTGGATAACAGCGTCAATGATTCAGAGGTGAAACTTAACACGCCTGACCAAGAGGCTTCGATAAGAGACAGCAGCGTTGCACAATGTTCCCAGGCCGGGGATAAAGGATCGAGTTCTTTGAAACTCCAATACCCGGATACCGAACTGACCGAACTTGACGTTGAAGAGACGTTGTCTGATTCTCCGGACTCTTCGAATGTCACTCAGCAATTGTTATTCAAACCTGCTTCGTTAGCGAGCGAAGAAACGTTCAGCGAACGAAATAGGAGAGACACGAAGAAAAAGGAGTCCGGTGGATTGAGCGATTACTTATTGTCTCTGACAAGTTCGGCCGCTCAAAAAGTCAAGGGAAAGACCGAAGAAGATCCTAGTCCCTCCCCATCCCGTCAACCTAAATCTTATACGCAGACTGAGTCGTTGTAA
- the Ufsp1 gene encoding UFM1 specific peptidase 1, producing the protein MTLDYSSDLLKNVHRDIPPPEAGQSFTVRGDYEYWHYGCDGFNDKGWGCGYRTLQTICSWVIRNRNLGQSVPSIREIQEVLVALEDKEESFIGSREWIGSFEVCLVLNQLYEVLSKIVHVPNGRTLRDQVSVIKAHFEEFGSPIMMGGDRDCSSKCVVGIHVGSRNAHLLIVDPHFVGKAKGTGQLENYHWVKWQNFDNFIDSSFYNLCLPQIKSLNV; encoded by the exons ATGACTCTCGATTACTCGAGCGATCTGCTGAAAAACGTCCATCGGGATATCCCACCACCGGAAGCTGGTCAAAGTTTCACAGTCCGCGGGGATTACGAGTATTGGCACTATGGTTGCGATGGTTTTAACGATAAG GGATGGGGTTGCGGGTACAGGACGCTACAAACGATATGCTCGTGGGTTATACGGAACCGGAACTTGGGACAGTCCGTTCCAAGTATTAGAGAGATACAGGAAGTGCTCGTTGCATTGGAAGATAAGGAAGAATCCTTTATCGGATCGAGGGAATGGATAGGAAGTTTCGAA GTATGCCTCGTGTTAAATCAATTGTACGAGGTTCTCAGTAAAATCGTGCACGTTCCCAATGGCAGAACGTTACGGGACCAAGTCTCTGTTATCAAGGCTCATTTCGAGGAATTTGGTAGCCCCATCATGATGGGAGGAGACAGGGATTGCTCTAGCAAATGCGTGGTTGGGATCCACGTAGGCTCGAGGAACGCTCATTTGTTAATTGTGGACCCGCATTTCGTCGGCAAAGCGAAAGGAACGGGACAACTGGAGAATTACCATTGGGTGAAATGGCAAAACTTTGATAATTTCATCGATAGTTCGTTTTATAATCTTTGTTTGCCACAAATCAAATCTTTAAATGTATAA